The DNA sequence AGGGGTGCTTTTATTTCCAACAAGTGTCTGTATGTGTTCCTTTGGTTCTTCACTTTTATGCTCTGCTTTGGCGTTTCCAGGCACATTGCTGGGTGAGGTAGTTATTTCTACTCCTGAGTCTATGGACTCTATTGAGGTGCGTGTTTGCTCATTTTCAAGCATGTACTTTGTCTCTGTGGGCTCTTCTGGAGGCTGCGCTTTCACTTCTTCTTGCTCTTTGATGATAATGGGTCGCAGCAGTGATCCGCAGACGACGATGCTTAGCTGTAGCACCCCAACAGAAAGGAGGCTGTATCTCCAGCCAATCTGCTCCTTCAAAGCAGTAATTGCTGAGGGGAgagagcagaagaagaaagtgtaACTAGACAAGCCTGTAGTCACACCAAGCAGCTATTCCAATCTACAGCTAGAGAAGTAACCACAGCTTCATCACTAGAAGGTCCCAAGTACCTCAGCTCTTGCAGAGGCTGAGCAGGGGTCCCTCCTGGTCCATCCTGCCCAGGGCCACCCATATTGGCCTGGCACCCATATTCCTCCCATCAGCTGCAGCAGATGAGCTAGAAGTGGTCTTTACATCTGGCTAGCAGAAGTTAGCCTCTACGTAGTCACTTCTGAGGTCCCAGCAAGTTTGGGATGCATGAGGATGAAGGTGGCGTTATTTTTAGTGAATGAGAGCAAACTCAATATTTGAGTTTCCTCTCTCAGCTGACCCCACCCTGAAACCAACTTCTAGAGGAAGTCTCTTAGCTCTACTCAAAGATGTATGTCACTGCTTAATGACAAGCCTTCGTTTGCAATCCAAGCTGCTTTGCAACGGGTATTGGCTGAAAGCAAGCATGTGCAGCTGAAGACCACCTGAACTGCAGAGGACAGGCGGGGACAGGGATGTGCTGCCTGAGAACAGGTCCTCAAAAGCCTGTTTAGCAGTTTGGCAGCCCCTGTTAAACACAAGCCAACTAACCTTTAGGGGCAGCTACGAGAAATGCATGCGTTTTAAACAGCTGAAGTTTCTTGGTCTTATTTTTAGCCTCCTAGATCTATTATAGGGAACCCAGCGGGCTGCGTATCCATGAGGCACATCCTGCTCTGGCAGGAGATGCCAGGAAGAGCTGGGCATCATTAGACCAGTCTCTAGGATTACTTGTAACCCTGCCTGCAGGGCATGAGTGTCGCAGGCATGTGAGCAACCACCTGTGGGCTTTAACAGCTCATGGGAAGATCCATGAGCACCAACCCAGTATCAATGTCCTTTGGCTCTCATTTGCTTGGGAGAAGGACCGGAGCAGCGTGGCACTTTAGGCATGCATGTATGAGCTCACAGCATTTCGGCACTGTACCTGgtgcaaaggagaaaacagcaaaacattctcCGGTAGATGCCACTGCTGTGACCAGCGAACGTCTTTTGTCAAAATACTGTGATAAAATGGTGACAGTCgggaggaaagagaggcagTATCCAAGGCCTGTGAATAAATGCCAAAAATTGCCATAACAACAAGTAAAGGAGAGGGAAACACCGATGCAAGAACACGTTAAGTCAGCTTTCCCTGTGGTGAGATTACAGAATCATTTCGGCCAACTCAGCAAGTCACCCTGGAAGAAAATCATTGGGGAAACcagaatgttaatttttttttaatttgaaggaggaaaaagaaacaaaagcaaagagacCCAACCTCCCAAACCTGATAAATAATGACTTCTGCTCCCAAACAAGCAGCAGGGTCCACTTTGAGGACCTCATCTGCTTAGAGTTTGAGCTTGTAGCAATTGCTCTCCTAAGCAAGGCAAGCTCCTGGCCACGGATGTGAGCAGGACAACCAGGCCAgaatggagagggaaaaaagttatcataaaaagagagagagattaaaGGATTTGACCCCGTGAACAGCTTTCATCTCCCCAGTGAACCAGAAGCAATCGGCATGGCTGCACTAGCGCACCGGTCTGCAGTACCAAGTCCCAAGGCGGTCCCCCCAAGGTGACACGGCACAGAAAGCCAAGCCTTGAGCCCAGGTCATCACCTCTACCAGGAGGCAAGGGCAGCAGCGTTTCTGAAGCACTCCCAGTGCCATGGGAGGAAAATCCCCATGGCCAGAGCCAGGCTTGCAGGAAGCGGCAGGAGCGAGCGGAGAATTCAGCACGTATGAGAATAGGATGACTCACCAGAGATGACACCGATGGTGACATACATGTCCACAACATTGCGGGCGAAGGAGGCAGTGACCACGCCAGTGCTGATCAGCACCCCTCCGGCCATCACCACGAAGCGGTGACCGAAGCGATTGCTGAGGATTGTTGATAGAGGAGCTGGATgggtggaaaaggaggaaagtggTAGTCAACACCCAAGTCAGCAACTTCACCAGCTACCTTCTCCTTCAGAGGCTCTTCTCATACCCCTGCCCAGGTCCCCATGACATGCCACCTCCCCCTGCCAGCTGGCCTCACACAGCAGAGCATCACCCTGGAGCCATCCTTGGGGCGCTGCACAGCTCACGGCATTTAGGAGGCGCTAAAAAGTCCTCAGAAGAGACTAAAACGAGTGTGTGCGTGGCAGCCTGGGACAGACCTGCATCAGCATTCACAGACACCAGCGGCTTTCAGTGGGGCTTAAGTTATTTCTAATCCTTTTCACTACAGAGTTAGGTTTCAAAACTCTGGTTTCACCCCTTGCTGATGAGAGCTGAATGGCAGGGCCAGGATTAGTGACGTGGACCACATCCCTGTGCCACACAGGACAGGAGTTAAAGTTCAAAGGGACAGCTGGGCCAAAACTTGTTCATTCCTTGTTATTTTAGGAGCACGCAGACTCTGGACTTTATGGCTGTTACTTAGGTAATGGAGCCATTAGAGACACAAGAGTCAGAGGTACCAGGTCCTTGTATGCTAAGTCAGCAATATGACCGCCCCTCACACTCATGCTGAACGCCCGTTTCTTACCTGTGAAGGTCTGTACAAACACACAGATGGATATTATCCATGATATCCTGCTGTTGGTTTCATCAAAGCTTTCCATCAAGTCGTTAAAGAAGACGCCAAATGATTTTATAATGCCGTACGTTAGAGCTTccacaaagaagaaagcaaaagcaactgTCCAACCCCATCCTCCATCAGGCACTTTAGTATAAACATTTGGAGTGGTGCACGACATTTTTACGGCTTTGACAGTCATTTTTTGatctggaaaagaggagagaaagagccAGGTATCAGTTTAAGATGAATTCTCCCAAAAGGGGCATGACCTAGCAGCTATCGCATCACTAAAGCGCTGCTAGCCGGTCCCTGCGCTACCAACGGATTAAACGCAGGAGTTGGGCTGAAACTTGTGTCTTGGTCACCCCACTGAGCTTGTTTCTGCTGGGGCTCTTTGAGCGCTGGACTAGAAATTCTCTGCTCAGCACCCGGGCAAGCTGTTCCCATCAGCAAAACCCAGTGCCCGATAGCTGTCATCTGTGTGGGGGTGGATGGGTGCAGTTCATGAAAGATCCATCGTAGGACCCAGCGTGGGCTCGTGGAGCTCCAGGAACTCCCCAGGAGCACccatcctgctggctgcaccCTCTTGCCTGGCCAGGGGGTGGCTGGTTCCACCTCAGTGCCACCTCTTAGCCACAGGGTGGGTCAATGAGAGGACAGCACATGGTGCCGTGGTGGATTCTAAGCCCACCACTGGCTCCTGGGGTGACGGCAATTCCTTGAGAGCATCCCGGCTCCCCAGTTGGCTACTCCAGGGCTATGATGTGGCAACAGAAGCAGAGGGACACCCTGCTGCCACCAGGTTCCCTGCAGCCCTCGGGGAGGGTCTCTGCCACCTCCCAGGGCAAGAGGAGACCAGATAGCATCACGCAGAAGGCACGGAGGTGGTGTCTTCTCAGCGCCGCTCCGTGTCCCCCGGAGCCGCGGATGCGCGGGGGGCTCCGTGACGAAGCCCAACACCGCCACAGCCGAGCAGGGACACAGTCCTGGGGCCAAACCTCAGCGCTGGCTCCCGGTGGCCACGGCAGGAGGTGCCCCCGAGGGCCGCTGCCCCTGCCCCGGACGCAGCGTCCCGGGGCGCAGCGGGGACCTGCGGCTCTCGCGGGCAGCGCGttccctccccagcagccaCCAGGCATTTCCCTCCTCCATTTTCTCCACCAGATCATCGGCACGACTTTCTCggcagaggaagagaagccCGAGAGGCTCCGGCAACGTTTTtctcccccccaaccccccatcCCACGGGGCACCTCGACACGGAGGGAGGACCAGGCGAGTGCGTGCGCGTTCCCGGGATGCGGGGCGGGGGATGCAGGGACCCACCCGAGGGACCCCCAGAGCGGGGCAGGGGGGGGGTTCAGccccctctgtgctgctgcacgATGGGGGGAGGCTGGAGCCCCCGGGATGGAGCGAGGCGTGGGGCAGCAGCATCCCCCCCTGGTCCAGGGGGACAGCAGCATCCCTCTGCCCAAAGTTTGTGGCAAGTGCTTGGATCATCCCCCCCCTCCTCACCGAGAGGGGTAACAAATTACTGTGTCGCTACACGAGGAATGGgggagccaaaaaaaaaaccaacccaaaccacaaagGTTGGCGTGTGTTATGTGCgtttaaaagttaaaataaatgatgatgggtggtggtgggggggaaaaaaaataaaagcaaagaattaaTTTGCCAGAGCTCAGgagtgcccccccccccccgcctcccctgCATCACTTTGCGAACATTTCAGACCTGATTTCTGcatcgccgccgccgccgcaccGGCTccagctaaaaataaaaggatgcGGAAAAGGGGAGGACGGgagggaaagcaaaattaaaataaaataaagcaggggaaaacataaaataattggaaaaaaaattaaaaaaactaaaaaaaaaaagaaaaaaacccaaaaaaacaaccaaacaaagcTTTCCCACCcactccccccctcctcctcccgcgGGGTCCCCGGCGGAGCCCACTCACCGGGTGCCGAGCGGGGCTTAAGGGCTGCCCATGGCCGGGCGAGCGGGGCGAGGAGACGAGGGGGCCCCGCTGCCCGCCGGTGCTCCCGCTGCCCgcggcggcggctgctgctgcgCTCGCTCCCAGCCCTTTATATACCGGCTGCAGCCGGTCTCCGCCGGCGGCTCCGCAGCGCCATGTGCGCGCCCGGCCCGGCTCGCCCCGCGTGTGCGGCGGAgggcggggatggggggggaggaaaagggggggggggatcaGCACGGGCCCTGCCCCCCGGCAACACCCGCCACCGGCACCTGCCGGAGCTGCCCGGCTCCCCGCACCGGCCTCCGGTGCCCTTTTGGCCCCCCGCATCTCCCTCCAGTCCCCCTCAGTCCCCCCATCTCCGTCTGgttccccccacctccctcctgtcccccatCTCCAtacagtccctccccatctccttccAGTCCCCCTCAGAcctccccatttccctcctgcccccctctGGTACCCCATCTCTTTCTGCCCTCCCCCCATCTTCCTCCAGTCCCCCCTCGGTCCCTCCATCTCCGTCTGgttccccccacctccctcctgtcccccatCTCCATACAGtccttccccatctccttccAGTCCCCCCTCAGacctccccacctccctcctgtccccctcTAGTCCCCCAtctcttcctgccctcccccccatctctctccagtCCCCCCATCTCTGTCTGGTTCCCCTCacctccctcctgtcccccaaCTCCATACAGCCacccccctccatctccctccGGTCCCCCTCAGACCCCCACCCATCTCCCTCGTATCCCCCCATCTCCCTCGTatcccctccatctccctcctATACCCCATCTCCATCTGGTTCCTGCCACCTCTCTCCTGTCCCTTTATGTCCCCCCACTTCTCTCTggtccccccaccccatctcTTTCCACCCtccccccctccatctccctccAGTTCCCCTCAGTCCCCCCATCTCCATACGgtcccccccatctccctcttGTCCCcgcttctctctctcctgtcccCCATCTCCATATGGTCCCCCCACATctccctccagctcctctcagtctccccccgcccccccccccactcctccTCTGGTTCCCCCCATCTCCCTtcagcccccccagaccccccatcTCCCTCTGGTCCCCCCATGTCCATCCGCTCCCCTCATCTCTGTCTGgtccccccatctccctccatctccccccagtccccccacctccctctgGCCCCCCCAGGACCAGGAGCAGCAGGTCGCTGCCAGTTCAGGGGTTGCCAGGCAGGTGGGGGCACCAAAAACCCTGTTGTGCAATgaggggacacacacacacacacacatgggGGGACAAACAAGCCCACCCCGAGGATTGCCGGGCAGAGGAGGCAGCAAACCCCTGCTGTACAAAGATGGGGGACACGAGGGGGACAAACAAACACCCCACCTGCTCCATCCTGGGGGGCGCCAGGAAGGGGAACAGCAAAAACACTGCCATGCAAAGAAGGGGGACACAGTGGGGGCAAACACGGCCCCCGCTGAGCCCTGTGATGCCTTCAGTGAGCAGCATCTCACCGAGACCCCCGTCGCTCCCCCTCATTGCTCCCCTCGCTCAATTTTTGTGCCAAAACCTTAAGCCCTTTGTAGAAAAGGCCTCGATCCGATACCTCCCATCTGACAATTTATGGGAAAGGGATGAGCTATTGCAATTGGGGTGCTAGCAAATGATATTCCGACACACTTTAGGTCATTTGCCTCTCTCCTCCTCGCCCCGCAGCAGCAGGATGCGgtgctgggagcatccctgggttCAGCAGGGACCCGCTGTCCTGTTTGCCATAGGAGGCACTGGAGCCAGGATGGGAGCAGTCAGGATGGAGCTGAGCGCACGCCAACACCCCGCACGCTGTGCCTGAGGATGCCAGTGTGCTCCTGGtctctcccttctccagcaTTGCGGGCAGCACTTGTTGCTGTTTTAAGGGGAAACATCTCCCGTTTGTAGGGAGCTGAAAAAGTAGTGATTCATGAGTCAAACTGGAAGCAAGACCAGCTCTCCACCTGTATGGATGGAGGATGAAGGGTGTACGGAGGAGTCACACATCTGGCATGGAGAGCCCCCCGCAGTGCCCGGCGAAAGGGATGGAACTAAAGTCATAAGCGCTTCAGGATTTCCCCtaaatttctctgaaaaccgtaaaaaaaaagaggaaaaagctgacAGTGCTGTGTTTCCTGGCTCACTGTGCCATAGCCACCGCTACCGCTGCATCCCGGTGCTGGCCTCAATGTGCTGGGGgcccagggatgctgccagGGAGATTTCGAAGCCGTTTCTTGAGCCATTCCTTGGGACTTGTGGGGAATATGACTTTTCCCCACAGATCATAGCAGAGAGCTCAGAGCCGGGCAGTGACCGGACTCCTCCAGCGCTGGCCTGGGACCCCACCTCAATTTGCTGGGTTAAAATGGAACCTGACAATTCCGGTTCGTAGCCCTGGATAAACTCCCCAGGTTAAATATGTTTCTTCGGTGCTGCACTCGTCAGCAAGAGCCACTGTGTTTGGTTTGGCAGGAGTCCCTTCCCTTGgcttgcttttttcttgtttcacaATTGGAGTTGCTGGTGGGGAAGCGCAGGTAGGGGCAGTGGGGTCAAAACACTGCAAACTTCTGacaaatggttggactccatgatccagtgggtcctttccaacctggtgattctatggttctatgaaatcaGGCAAATTAGGTATTCTTTTCGCTCAGTAACTttgagaaagctgctgctgattTCTCCTGGTGATGCTGGTCCAGCAAGATGCCAACACTCTTGTCCTTGCAGAGAGGCTTCAGCAGCTTCACCCCTCGCAGTCCCACCCTAAACAAGCCAAAATCCAGGTGCTGGGCCGTGGGGAGCGATGGGGACTGTGCCTTGGGTGTCCTTGGGGAGTCACGTATCTCCTCGTCCTGCAGGAAACCCCTTTCTCCAAGAGACAGTGCCTTTCAGGGGTATGGATAAAGGCCAACCACCTTGTCTGGCCTCAAAGAGCCCATATCCCGTTACACAAGCTTTTTCGTGAGAATGGGTCACCCTCCCTGAGCTGTAATTcttcctggcagcagcagtgcaagTGGTTGTGGGGACAACAAAAGAGGTTTGTGCCTCCAGGGGAGAAATAAGAATGCAAATATCTTTGgcatgaaaaaacaaaagcGATTTACTCCTTGGTATTTCTTGTCAGTACTTCGCATCTGTCTCTGCTTCACCTTCTcgttctttttcctttgggcTTTCCAAGTGCAATAAGACTCTGGGGagcaaaggggaaaggaagcCTGGAGCTGATGGCTGATGGCAACAGCCTCTCCGACCTGGGGTTTCATGGCTCTGccatgaaatgttttttcctcctatgTTATTCACCGGTTTTGATGGGATTTCCCCTGCTGAAGCCCGTGGAAAGGGCTTGGCTGTGTTTTGCTGGGACACTTTGCTGTGGCACATCCATTGTGGATCCATCCCATGCCAGGCAGCAGCTTGCACCAAGGATGTGCATCTCCATCTTCTCGGGGATTTCTACACCGGTCCCAGCCCGGCTGCGCGGTTGATGTTTGAGGGCTCTG is a window from the Cuculus canorus isolate bCucCan1 chromosome 18, bCucCan1.pri, whole genome shotgun sequence genome containing:
- the SLC16A6 gene encoding monocarboxylate transporter 7 isoform X2; the protein is MTVKAVKMSCTTPNVYTKVPDGGWGWTVAFAFFFVEALTYGIIKSFGVFFNDLMESFDETNSRISWIISICVFVQTFTAPLSTILSNRFGHRFVVMAGGVLISTGVVTASFARNVVDMYVTIGVISGLGYCLSFLPTVTILSQYFDKRRSLVTAVASTGECFAVFSFAPAITALKEQIGWRYSLLSVGVLQLSIVVCGSLLRPIIIKEQEEVKAQPPEEPTETKYMLENEQTRTSIESIDSGVEITTSPSNVPGNAKAEHKSEEPKEHIQTLVGNKSTPAEPKTKLLDFSVMRDCSFICYAFFGLFATVGFFAPSLYIIPMSLSLGIGKDHSAYILSAMAIAEVFGRISAGWVLNRKPIRKIYIELICVVLLSVALFAFPFASEFWGLMTCSIFFGFMLGTVAGTHIPLLAEDDVVGIAKMSSAAGVYVFIQSLAGLAGPPLAGVLVDTTQNYSSVFYSCAAGMVLGAVFLSLVRPCKVGLCHRQQQCAEEGVMEVVLDLPEDFIDMDIAKAENSGKGCDGAA
- the SLC16A6 gene encoding monocarboxylate transporter 7 isoform X1, encoding MQKSDQKMTVKAVKMSCTTPNVYTKVPDGGWGWTVAFAFFFVEALTYGIIKSFGVFFNDLMESFDETNSRISWIISICVFVQTFTAPLSTILSNRFGHRFVVMAGGVLISTGVVTASFARNVVDMYVTIGVISGLGYCLSFLPTVTILSQYFDKRRSLVTAVASTGECFAVFSFAPAITALKEQIGWRYSLLSVGVLQLSIVVCGSLLRPIIIKEQEEVKAQPPEEPTETKYMLENEQTRTSIESIDSGVEITTSPSNVPGNAKAEHKSEEPKEHIQTLVGNKSTPAEPKTKLLDFSVMRDCSFICYAFFGLFATVGFFAPSLYIIPMSLSLGIGKDHSAYILSAMAIAEVFGRISAGWVLNRKPIRKIYIELICVVLLSVALFAFPFASEFWGLMTCSIFFGFMLGTVAGTHIPLLAEDDVVGIAKMSSAAGVYVFIQSLAGLAGPPLAGVLVDTTQNYSSVFYSCAAGMVLGAVFLSLVRPCKVGLCHRQQQCAEEGVMEVVLDLPEDFIDMDIAKAENSGKGCDGAA